One window of the Meriones unguiculatus strain TT.TT164.6M chromosome 13 unlocalized genomic scaffold, Bangor_MerUng_6.1 Chr13_unordered_Scaffold_28, whole genome shotgun sequence genome contains the following:
- the LOC132650615 gene encoding zinc finger protein 436-like — protein RKHTGEKPYKCNQCGKAFAKSSQLIRHKITHTGEKPHECNQCGKAFAQNSHLISHKRTHTGEKPYECNECGKAFAENSTLLSHKKTHTGDKPYECNECGKAFAQNSHLISHKRTHTREKPYECNECGKAFAENNTLLSHKRTHTGEKTYECNECGKVFAENSTLLRHKRTHTGEKPYECNQCGKSFAQNSHLIRHKIIHTGEKPYECDKCGKAFTQNSTLLSHKRTHTGEKPCECNQCGKAFARYS, from the coding sequence agaaaacacactggagagaagccttacaaatgtaatcaatgtggtaaagcctttgcaaaaagcagtcagctcataaggcataaaataacacatactggagagaaacctcatgaatgtaaccaatgtggtaaagcctttgcacaaaacagtcatctcataagccataaaagaacacacactggagagaaaccttatgaatgtaatgagtgtggcaaagcctttgcagaaaacagtactctcttaagccataaaaaaacacacactggagataaaccttatgaatgtaatgagtgtggtaaagcctttgcacaaaacagtcatctcataagccataaaagaacacacactagagagaaaccttatgaatgtaatgagtgtggtaaagcctttgcagaaaacaatactctcttaagccataaaagaacacacactggagagaaaacttatgaatgtaatgagtgtggcaaagtctttgcagaaaacagtactctcttaagacataaaagaacacacactggagagaaaccttatgaatgtaaccagtgtggtaaatcctttgcacaaaacagtcatctcataagacataaaataattcacactggagagaaaccttatgaatgtgacaagtgtggtaaagcctttacacaaaacagtactctcttaagccataaaagaacacacactggagagaaaccttgtgaatgtaaccagtgtggtaaagcctttgcacgataCAGT